In the Fusarium oxysporum f. sp. lycopersici 4287 chromosome 9, whole genome shotgun sequence genome, one interval contains:
- a CDS encoding hypothetical protein (At least one base has a quality score < 10), giving the protein MNKTCEALSHSETNCAWTTWARLILELSQSAFFSQTSALVFENTLSKFENTTIDMSTTNNDPQAARRPGRPLAAEIDESLVPIIETVLQRHRAVTLDAMTDILQDGDSLINDDWGQADEDEIEAKWQMSERKKSSDHAGTRKKNDDPLRDLWRVCVRFFKQTPPVLLSPYNRLQFVPKIEKDSAALSCHLFTKDACNAIADLILHTVWQQDHRPFVHTLIYAANCRVGGTINFRWLPFPDAPCPVLQSLNATLQSFKGKELPKTVHQLHIDARNAAIEEREEPSVFSDLMYGIGESATVKKSPSKRELDLLRHNIIPFQITDVECIQKTVDAFAYSDERVSYSVKAVADAFRLLKRDEVPTRDEVPTRDQLRELDARSCKQMLRIVARPGIHDREQPASRSGPSTRDTERVASRSRSPRPSPDISDAIIRSRHRSHSDRDSPPTSPQRSVRPRRGQATSSAQVARYSTSSRSTEISHRRSQRDPSTLMEQLASAGPGSIQHERYRAPHVGAQDRFIEELKSSVESQKTEIQNLSKRLTETDGKVERHESLIRSLQEENRVFKQQLTRYVTGTESDSPSQHSEA; this is encoded by the exons ATGAACAAGACTTGTGAGGCATTGAGTCACTCAGAAACAAACTGCGCTTGGACCACCTGGGCTCGCTTAATTCTCGAGCTTTCACAGTCTGCATTCTTCTCCCAAACCTCTGCACTTGTATTCGA AAACACACTGTCTAAGTTTGAGAATACCACCATCGACATGAGTACAACGAACAACGACCCACAGGCTGCCAGGAGGCCAGGCAGACCTTTGGCAGCCGAGATTGACGAAAGTCTCGTGCCCATCATCGAGACAGTACTGCAACGACATCGCGCGGTTACCCTCGACGCAATGACCGACATTCTGCAAGACGGGGACTCTCTGATCAATGATGATTGGGGTcaggctgatgaggatgaaatCGAGGCGAAGTGGCAAATGTCGGAACGCAAGAAGTCCTCGGATCACGCTGGtacgaggaagaagaacgaTGACCCTCTGCGAGACCTTTGGCGCGTCTGTGTCCGGTTCTTTAAGCAAACGCCGCCTGTCTTGCTCTCTCCGTATAACCGGTTGCAGTTCGTTCCCAAGATAGAGAAGGACAGCGCTGCTCTTTCTTGTCATCTCTTCACCAAGGACGCCTGTAACGCCATCGCGGACCTGATTCTTCACACAGTCTGGCAGCAGGACCACCGTCCATTCGTCCATACTCTGATATATGCCGCAAATTGTCGCGTTGGCGGCACGATCAACTTTCGCTGGCTTCCCTTTCCTGACGCGCCCTGCCCAGTGCTACAGTCACTAAATGCGACATTGCAGTCGTTCAAGGGCAAAGAGCTGCCAAAGACGGTACACCAGCTCCACATTGACGCAAGGAACGCCGCCATCGAAGAGAGGGAGGAGCCCAGTGTCTTTTCCGACCTGATGTATGGCATTGGTGAGAGCGCCACCGTCAAGAAGTCCCCGTCGAAGCGTGAGCTGGACCTGTTACGACACAACATCATTCCATTTCAAATAACAGATGTGGAGTGTATCCAGAAGACGGTCGACGCGTTTGCCTATTCCGATGAGCGCGTGAGCTATTCCGTGAAAGCCGTAGCCGATGCTTTCAGGCTGTTGAAGAGGGACGAGGTGCCCACCAGGGACGAGGTGCCTACCAGGGACCAACTTCGTGAGCTTGATGCTCGATCATGCAAACAGATGCTCAGGATCGTTGCCAGGCCCGGTATCCACG ACAGAGAGCAGCCAGCCAGCCGATCAGGCCCATCCACGCGAGACACCGAACGAGTGGCTAGTCGATCTCGCAGCCCTCGCCCGTCTCCTGATATTTCTGATGCGATCATTCGATCCCGCCACCGATCACATTCCGACAGAGACTCGCCTCCTACCTCTCCCCAGAGATCGGTCAGACCGCGCCGTGGACAAGCCACTTCTTCTGCTCAAGTTGCCCGGTACAGCACTTCCTCCCGTTCCACCGAAATCTCTCATCGAAGGAGTCAACGCGATCCCAGTACATTGATGGAGCAGCTTGCGTCGGCTGGACCTGGCTCTATTCAACACGAACGGTATCGCGCCCCTCATGTGGGAGCCCAAGATCGTTTTATCGAGGAGCTGAAATCCAGCGTTGAGTCTCAGAAGACTGAGATTCAGAACTTGTCGAAACGGTTGACTGAGACAGACGGCAAGGTTGAGAGGCATGAGAGTCTCATCAGAAGTCTTCAGGAAGAGAACCGGGTCTTCAAGCAGCAACTGACTCGGTATGTCACAGGCACTGAGAGCGACTCCCCTTCACAACACAGCGAAGCTTAA